In the Engystomops pustulosus chromosome 2, aEngPut4.maternal, whole genome shotgun sequence genome, one interval contains:
- the ZNF654 gene encoding zinc finger protein 654, with protein sequence MAEDESDQESERLVEELDAIAEEEVRRLGSREYCRRFCEVVEDYTARWQVPLPQLQVLQSALCCFTSASMSFPTECEHVQDVLSRLALSLFELLLFFGKDEFYEAPLKDILGSVQECHDLLIRYDNTDLRLVTCVIKDGGPWEDPVLQAILKGKSEPQDIVDKYLRSENELFFELRVRYLIACERISEAVALITTCLSHPDTSKNLYYHQAYFICLYMTRLTDRLLTEHVLRIDCSDGVKIICGIEKEGKTALALQLSEAFLITQLQTGKMYCIWDLIFIWSQLQLKVNASKQVFVEQCYNMLRIAANVKVIFPFMKTIREEVGEGAVQLSVELCGCALQLDLQDDPETKSLIYKTIAYLLPTDLEICRICALSVFFLEKTVESYKVVERLYRYSDEDYNEFASYVENRVRFELLPILKRGLLFDPEFWNFSMIQTNCVAMLGEEAALVFSNTDALDVLAEPQSLPVDAPMAPLHNGELKHKESSSRLRSPSEPRKNHTVLSPSKVDTYTPRHHCTLCNREFLGGHILRHAQTHQKKGWFTCVICKRKFRNKVSMLKHLKHHLKKMQRHRALSETYSDANDGNSSEESSSETGNSNQGLVDDENGVPGVNHTDDHNGGNLNYSTATQTSFSTDVSNSDDAAVLGEMPDVDDTSRETGPCVKLNGSLFCKEDPVVNRQVSYPCPGQGCQRVFQRIRALNKHARNAHPSDVKVQQHIMTWNKGKCRFCQRKFTNGQHFMDHLNLHAYPNVYFCQQVDCSSRYKFAGQLAEHQQSHQTLQIRCGFTNCPEVFDQISSLHVHEAQHYDQGPSEGAPPLLTIEYVEPALAPQEEDQSLGPQREMSSPCIKRVEPAEEQETVDLPVPVWKSRKDVAEPKTYKQVEKKVNGEVHLPEQVSDPIPETTQAAEEQSINGHPGQEPDVAVETSATVAAETETDHNNPPISVTAQGKPPIIVTPANTETISKPNATPLTKTYGTTATRPYSRPLPPSYLDEQYISMPKRRKGDQECASENHTVSKAPLEKWRCGKCLTNYSSSEALQQHLAQKKCQLYFGFDSDDESAW encoded by the exons ATGGCGGAAGACGAGAGTGATCAGGAGTCGGAGAGGCTGGTGGAGGAGCTGGACGCCATAGCCGAGGAGGAAGTGAGGAGGCTGGGGAGCCGCGAGTACTGCCGCCGCTTCTGTGAG GTTGTGGAGGATTACACGGCCCGATGGCAGGTCCCGCTGCCTCAGCTACAGGTCCTTCAGTCTGCACTATGCTGCTTCACATCGGCGAGCATGTCCTTCCCGACCGAGTGTGAGCACGTACAGGATGTCCTTAGCAGGCTCGCCTT GAGTCTCTTTGAGTTGCTGCTGTTTTTTGGGAAAGATGAGTTTTATGAGGCTCCCCTGAAAGATATCCTCGGCTCTGTCCAG GAATGCCACGATCTCCTAATCCGATATGACAACACAGACTTGAGGCTCGTCACCTGTGTTATTAAGGATGGGGGCCCTTGGGAAGATCCAGTATTACAAGCTATCCTAAAGGGGAAATCTGAACCACAAGATATTG tggacAAGTACTTGAGGTCAGAGAACGAGCTGTTTTTCGAGTTGCGGGTGAGGTACCTCATTGCCTGTGAACGTATTTCAGAAGCTGTCGCCCTCATCACCACCTGCTTGAGTCACCCCGATACCAGTAAAAATCTGTATTATCATCAGGCCTACTTCATCTGTCTGTACATGACCCGATTGACAGACCGGCTGCTGACTGAG CATGTACTGAGAATAGATTGCAGCGACGGAGTTAAAATTATCTGCGGTATCGAAAAGGAAGGTAAAACGGCGCTGGCCCTGCAGCTGAGCGAAGCTTTTCTCATCACACAGCTGCAAACCGGGAAAATGTATTGTATCTG ggatttaatttttatttggaGTCAACTTCAATTGAAAGTGAATGCCTCCAAGCAAGTGTTTGTAGAGCAGTGCTACAACATGCTGAGGATTGCTGCAAATGTCAAGGTCATATTTCCCTTCATGAAAACCATCCGAGAAGAG GTCGGTGAAGGCGCTGTGCAGCTGTCGGTCGAACTTTGCGGCTGCGCGCTGCAGTTGGATCTTCAAGATGACCCCGAAACAAAGTCTTTAATTTATAAAACCATCGCTTATCTCTTACCCACTGACTTGGAGATTTGCCGGATCTGTGCACTGTCGGTCTTCTTCCTGGAGAAGACCGTAGAATCGTATAAAGTGGTTGAACGCTTGTATCGATACTCGGACGAGGATTACAACGAGTTTGCCAGCTATGTAGAGAATCGTGTGCGCTTTGAACTGCTCCCAATATTAAAAAGGGGATTATTATTTGATCCAGAATTTTGGAACTTCTCAATGATCCAGACGAACTGCGTGGCTATGCTGGGAGAAGAAGCAGCACTGGTTTTCTCTAACACAGACGCACTGGATGTCCTCGCTGAACCACAGAGTTTGCCCGTGGACGCCCCCATGGCACCGTTACACAATGGTGAATTGAAGCACAAAGAAAGCAGCAGCCGACTGAGGTCCCCATCAGAGCCTAGGAAAAATCATACAGTGCTCAGCCCCTCCAAAGTGGACACTTACACACCCAGACATCATTGTACTTTGTGTAATCGAGAGTTTCTGGGCGGTCACATACTGAGACACGCACAGACCCATCAGAAAAAAGGTTGGTTTACGTGTGTGATATGCAAGCGGAAGTTCAGGAATAAAGTGTCCATGCTGAAGCACCTTAAACATCACCTAAAGAAAATGCAACGACATCGAGCTTTGTCGGAAACGTATTCCGATGCAAATGATGGGAATTCTTCGGAAGAATCCTCTTCAGAGACTGGAAACTCTAACCAGGGCTTAGTGGATGATGAGAATGGAGTTCCTGGGGTGAACCACACGGACGATCACAATGGAGGGAACCTAAATTATTCCACAGCTACACAGACTTCATTCTCCACGGATGTAAGCAATTCCGACGACGCGGCCGTACTGGGAGAAATGCCAGATGTGGATGATACCAGCAGAGAAACTGGACCATGCGTTAAATTAAACGGCTCTTTATTCTGTAAGGAAGACCCGGTAGTAAATCGTCAGGTTAGTTATCCGTGCCCCGGTCAGGGGTGTCAGCGGGTGTTCCAGAGGATAAGAGCCTTGAATAAGCACGCCCGCAACGCACACCCCTCCGACGTGAAGGTACAGCAGCACATCATGACGTGGAACAAAGGCAAGTGCCGCTTCTGCCAGAGGAAGTTTACAAATGGCCAACATTTCATGGACCACCTAAACCTGCACGCCTACCCCAACGTCTATTTCTGCCAGCAGGTCGATTGCAGTAGTAGATACAAGTTCGCAGGGCAGCTCGCCGAACACCAGCAAAGCCACCAGACCCTACAAATTCGCTGCGGATTTACAAACTGCCCGGAGGTTTTTGATCAAATTTCTTCCCTTCACGTGCACGAAGCTCAGCACTACGATCAAGGCCCATCAGAAGGCGCTCCTCCCTTACTGACCATTGAGTACGTAGAACCTGCTCTCGCTCCACAAGAGGAGGATCAAAGCTTAGGTCCTCAGCGAGAGATGTCTTCCCCTTGTATCAAAAGAGTAGAACCTGCCGAGGAGCAGGAGACTGTGGACCTGCCCGTACCAGTGTGGAAGTCCAGAAAGGATGTAGCAGAACCAAAGACTTATAAGCAAGTAGAGAAAAAAGTTAACGGTGAAGTTCACTTACCTGAGCAGGTCAGCGATCCGATTCCTGAAACCACACAAGCTGCCGAGGAACAAAGCATCAATGGGCACCCTGGTCAGGAGCCGGACGTTGCAGTGGAGACATCGGCAACTGTGGCTGCCGAAACAGAGACGGATCATAACAATCCACCGATCTCCGTTACTGCACAAGGGAAGCCCCCAATAATCGTGACGcctgcaaacacagagacaatatCCAAACCAAACGCGACCCCCTTGACGAAGACGTACGGCACAACGGCCACGCGGCCATACAGTAGACCGCTACCGCCCAGTTATCTAGACGAACAGTATATCAGTATGCCAAAACGCAGGAAAGGTGACCAGGAGTGCGCGTCTGAGAACCATACGGTATCTAAAGCTCCGCTGGAGAAATGGAGGTGCGGGAAGTGCCTGACCAATTACAGCAGCTCCGAAGCGCTGCAGCAGCATCTAGCACAGAAGAAGTGTCAGCTCTATTTTGGTTTTGACTCGGATGATGAAA